Part of the Quercus lobata isolate SW786 chromosome 6, ValleyOak3.0 Primary Assembly, whole genome shotgun sequence genome, tccaTAGTCGATGAATCTTGTCAGGTAGATCGGCCATTGTAGAATTCTAATTTGCCTTGTTAAATAGTTCTGATATGAAATTTCCTGCTTGTTGAGTTATGCAATCTGGATCAGCAGTGTCGCTTTGATAAAACCGTTCAGTGTAACTTGGAACCTAATTAACAAGTAATAATAATTGAGAGGTGTCTTTGCAATTGTAACCATAATTCATGTGTTATTGTTGTCTTTTTTGTCAGCTAGGAGCtcatatattactttttttgaaatttttaaatgaacAGAATGTGATATCAGTATAAACTTGTGGTTGAGCTTGACAATGTGAATTAGTCTCTTTATAGATGTTATGAAGTCATTTTATGATGTTAGTATGCTCTCTTATTTTGCTGCTTGTGTCAAATGTTGTTTAGTTTATTTGTATTTCATGTTCGGCTGACCATGgcagtttcattttttttttttttagtagggcAAGTATTTTTGCAAACAATTGAAATATTACTTTCAGGGATATTTCCCATTGTAAATACTGAATTTacttatttgaaaatttgttattCAATACATTCGTAAATCATAACTATCTCTATTGACTTTCCATTATATTCccttgttggggggggggggggagataaTATTCTCTTTTGAGGTATTCATTTCATTAGATTTTGCTAAAACTTTGAAAGTTTTCTAAGATAGCatacattttgttttatgtATGCCAGTACAGTGACCTTGCGGAGGCAGAACGTGCTCTAGTTTTGGACAAATTTCGGCAAGCCACAATGAACTGGAACCAGAATATCAGTGCCCAACCAGGAGAGGACAGTGAAGTTGGAAAAGatgaacaaaaatctcataTGGTAGTTGTGACTGATGCTTGCCTCCCATTTCTTGCTTGTGGGGAATCAACCATTTCTGCTCGTGTTCTGATAAATTATGAGTTGCCAACAAAGAAGGTGCAGTCCATCCTTTCTTCATGATTTGATATGTGGGACAATTCCACGCCTTCATTTGTAGAATTGTGTATTTAACTCTTGTTGGTTTTCCTCACTCTCACATAAAATCCTAACTCTTTCTCTTAGTATGAAAGAAGTCGCATTAtattattgtgaaattaaattttgagcTTGTTTTACCTTGCAATGATCCTACAGAGCTCTTTGTCAACAGATTGCTACACCTTATTCTTATTGTGTAATtgcaagttgagtacccaagaCTACAGCCTCCAGAAGGCTGGAATCTTCTGTGTTTAGTTTTTCTCTCTTGATCTTCCAATTGGCTGGGATTGATTTTTAAAGGATATTAGTATCATAAAAATTGATTCATTAGCTTAGATCAGATATATTGTCCCAGACACCATAAGCATCCAAAATCCTTCTTTCCATGTGGTGCCTTGAGAGGTCTTTCAAGGGTGTCTGTAGACTAGCTGAGAACAACATAATATCTTGTCATTTGCTTTTATAACGAACACAGTCAAACATAGAAAGAAGAACCTCAATTTTGTTGGCTATTTGATTTTCAATACAAAAGAGTAAAAGACTTGTACTAATTCCCTGTATTTTGTACCTAGCCAAAGGTGGTTTCAGAGCCATCATTCTCagagtcattaaagaatgagaTTCTATATTCTGAAATATCTTTGTTTCATGTgcattcattttatttttttaattctatctGATATGTTTCCCTTGTAccctttcttatttttcataGTGTCTGTGCTGGCTTGCAGGAAATATATATGAGGCGCATGGCAACTTGTTTGGCAGCAGGTTCTTTCACCTATGCCATAACATTTTACTAGTAAAGATGGGATGATTTTTGCATGCTCATTATAACTTCATATAAATATCTGCAGATGGGATTGTAATCAATATGGTTGTTGGGGGCGAAGTGGTCACTCTCAAAAGCGTCGAAGAAAGCAGTAGTCTAGTCATAGCTGAAATGCCCATAAATGTAAGTTCCTTGCTTACTTTGTCTTCCCATAATTATGTCTTAGAAGATACAATGGTGACATGGCTTTTGATAAAAGTGAATCTAAGCCCAATCAGCTGCAACTGATGGGTGGTGAGGAgttacccttaatttttaaaatataattaaaaatgtaaataaacaACATTTCAATTGGCTGGACTGTATTTATGTCCCGTGTTTGGACTTTGAAATCCTTTTTATTCTCACTGAAGTAATGTcatcttatatttctttttgtttttgggtatgAGATGATTTTGAAATGTGGTCTGCTGCAGATCTCTGAGATTTTGTGAAGAGGTTTGGTCCTTTGCAATGCCAGAAACCTGTAAGAGGACTTGATTCTTTGTactctcaaatttttattttattttttcttgtctGAATTGttcagcttaaaaaaaaatatatacgaGTTATTTGTACCTTTAAGTTAAATGATCTATTTCGTCTATCCAGAATTTTgcaaggaaagaaaagaaattaaactgAATTTGGCTGCTGGATGCCCTGTTCTAATTTAGAAATAGATGTTAACCTCAATTAGTTTAAGGATCCATAGTCAACCCAGATTTTAGAATTAAAACTTTGGTGTTGTTGTGGTCATCTTGGTGGCACTTGCTCTTGGAAGCTGGTGGTGGCGCATAGGCTTCTAGTGGCAACCATGACAATGAATATGCTTCATGTTGAAAAAGAATAATGGAATTAACTTAGCTTGATTTGTTTaggataaaattcaaatataataatttaattttgatggAGAAGCAATGGAAAATTTGAACTGAAAACCTGCTCTGACTCGTGGAATATTTGAGGGGAAAAAGTTATTCCCCAAGGAGATGATTAgtaaaattgaaggaaaatcaGACTTTAGTCTCTGTAAAATTTGAGTAATTGTTTTATAGCTTATTGCCTTCTTTAGAACCAATGAACTATGGCTCAAaaggcagttttttttttttttttttttttttttttcctccctttaGATTTTAGAATAGGTAGAGGGTGAGGTTATGGGTTTAAAATCCTTTTCATGTGTGTAATTTACCAATAAAGAAAAGAGTGTATTGTTTTTAAGGGCagtctttttttatattttgggtgAAGTATGTACTTAGTATCTAAAATGGTGTACTTAGTATCGAATTATATCGCTTTTTTAGTTGATTAGACTATGGAGTTAACTCCAAGTTAGATGTTTGGAGGGATTCTTTTTAGAATCTAGTGTGTTTGGCTCCAACTTAAAAggctagcttattttactattcagcttatttttactattatttatgagttccacgcactttttggtattattcataggtcctgtactatttcagctaacttttacctttatttatattactttcagcaaaaagtttttagttttagcaaaataagcgaatcccAAATAAACTCTAAGTGTTtgtttggcatgattaattttgctaacttattttactatttagcttatttttgctattatttataggtctcattgtacttttcggtactatttatgggtctcactatactatttcagctaacttttacttttatctacagtactttcaacaaaatttttttaatttcagcaaagTAAGCGAATCTCAAACAGACCCTAGGTAGAACTAAAATCAATCtactataaaagtaaaaataagaataCCAGAAGTGATAACTTTTGTTTgttgggtaaaaaaattttaacctaACATCCAAAGTAACATCCTTTAAGTTTacataaattatcatttttgtctctaaaccctttttttttgtcatttagcctttaaatttaatattcttATCAAATTGGTCATTGTTTCCCTTATCCTTTTTAGTATTTGAAAACTaacactattcacatatttgaTGCAATGTGATTttattggactttttttttttttttttggtcattttagcctttaaatATAATATTCCTATCAAATTGGTCATTTTGACGATTGTCCTTTTTAAAACAAACACTATTCACACGTGAAGCAATGTGATTTTACTGGACTTAACagttaaacaacaattttatagACGACAATGAATAAAAGTAATTTATTCAACTTAAAAGGGAATAGTTTAAATTGATACAAGTTGCACCTTGTGTCATGAAGACTCGGAATCTAGTATCCGCAAGTTCATCAAATGCCATGTTGCTAGAACAATACAGTTTGGATGTAACTGGGGTCTGCATTTTAGACCTGATTTTGATCACCTACAATGAAGACATTGCAAAGTTGGTTATAGATCCACTTGCCAATGTGAACAATACAAGCCTTTCGTCAAAGCTACTACAAGAACAGAGCTCACTACAAATAGCTCTTACCTTAGAAGCTGTATGGAACCTACAAAACCATGTAGAACTCGGTGGGTATAAGATGAATATTGTTACAACAATCAAGGCATTGGAGTACAGGTTTAATGAATACGTGACGACTCTTAGCATGAAGTTAAGGAAGCAATGCTGTGGTCAAGGCCTCCACCTGAGACAGTGAAAATGCAAGTAGATGCGGCATTGTCAAAGGATTTAGCAACCATAGCTATGGTAGCTTGAGATAACAAGGTGCTATCTTGAAAGCATGGACCAAGGAAGTTCAAACAGGGAACCAATTGTGGCAGAAGCAACAAGAATTTAATGGGCAGTACAATCGGCAAAGTTGGAACAATCTTAGAGAATCATAGTGGAAGGGGCTGCTAAAATATGTATTGATGCTTTAAATGGAGATTCGGTTGATTTGTGTCTTAGGCAATTTTAACCCTTTGTAACGATTCTAGGGAATTTAGTCACCGTTTGATAATTGTTATGGTAACACATGCTTTAACCAAGTTTGTAGCCCATCCTAGGTTATTTTTATGTTGTAATAATTCCTCTTTATCCCAATTGTTTTGGAAGCTTAGAGGAGAGATGTTGCTAGTTCTTGATTTCATCTTTTGTGAGACTTCTTTTGTGAGAAAGACTGAGAGTCACACCTtggaaaaatgaaagagaatgTAATACTTTCTCTTTTATAAATACCACACTCAATCATGAATTTCAAACATTGAATATATGAGCTAGCTTGCATTCTTGGGTCCCtcataaaaaattacttaagtTTATATCAACCTAAAGAGTTTTGGTTCCCCGTCAAAGATCTATGAGTCTTAAGTTTATTAGTTCTTCTACATACATAACTTTTACCACAACTTGAATATTATTCCAAACCCAACTAAGATTAATGGGGTTCAAATAGGAGACAAGCTCATGATTTGCaaggttgtaacttgtaagcaCTTTGAAAGCTAAACTCCCCATTTCCAATGTCACCCCAGCATAGGGAATCCTTGCACTTTGTGTGGATTAGATTGAGAAAATGGTGGTTAACTTTAAATGAACTcaatgaaattcatatttgaaTCTGGTGCAATAGTTAGGGTTACTGTACCATGCAATTACCATATCCATGTAAGATGTAAAAATTAAtgatgtaaattttaaaaaataataataaaacttatttatttattttgcctTATTAACTCTACATCCATGTGGTAATTGCTTGGTGTATTAGCCTCAATCCGTGAAATCTATAGGGAGAGGGACCGGGGGCAAAGAGAGAGGTGGGTTTACACTTAGACAACAATTGATCACTAAAAGGGGCTAGCTACTCAAGCTCTAATGGTTCCTAAAGGAGCCCAATCATGACAAGAAATGGGCCGTCCATGAGGTACAGATGGCTCACCCAATTCCTTTGATGACAAATAGGTTAGCCCAATATTAGTGCAATATCTTTTGTACAAAAAATGTCTCTGAGCAGTGAGCACCTAGCAAACAATCCGGTTGAGGTTGATTACTAAGGGtcttattgtttttgtttaaaatttcagtttatattttcttttactttatttacaattttcaattttttaaagtataattgTACTCTCTaccgtttatttatttatttaaaaaattaattgataaaattaatctatttcAAACACCCTAATGACATGTTGAAGTGGGTCAAATTTATCAGTTGGATAGGTTTtgggttgggtcataaatgggttggaTACAACATTACCCCATTATCCATTTattaacaatataatataaattaaatatctaTTACCCACCCAACTCATTTAACCCATTGGACAATTAGGactacattttctaaaaaaagaaaaaggaaaaaaagtcaATTATTTTAAGAGAAAGTTCGAAACATCATACTTGACTTATATTTTCCAACATTTTCTCTTGAGCCAAACAATATGTTAACTTAtattttcctcaattttctcGTGAAACAAACAAGATACTGGCCACCACGATAATATCTTAGAGGTTATTGAGGGTTGAAAATGGCTCTACAAGTGAGCAACCTCTTAGCCACAAGATGATTTCAGTGCCAAATTTAGAGTTGGAGACGAGGGATTCACTGAAGGAGGTGACAGAGGAGATGAAgttgtaaacacaaaatttcccaattgcagaaaatcaaacaattgaaaagaaatatggtttgcaaatataaatttgtattgatgaataatgagtacaatctctatttcaattcttttacaaaagaataccctTTGATTCTATCTTCTTTGAACATGACTCGAACAAGAAATCTTCTTGACTTTAATTGGAAGATGGATTGATCGATCTTCACAATAAATCTCAAGCTTtgagcttattagagatttattgtcCTTCAAGTCTTCAAAGATTCTTGAGACAGAATTTCTCCAGAACTTGGGCCTCTTGAAAACTTGGTGTCGAAAATGAGAGGGGATGTCCTCTATTTATCGTGATTTTGGAGGATAAGCTCCACTTCGAATTGATATACTTTAAAGTATGTAGTAGACTTTTGATTGGCCCAAATTCTTCTttgagataattatctctatttatctattttgataaagataatgatcaacaaagataaataattatctctatttaatttattttaataaagataattatctattaattttgaatagaaaatttatctttattttatttatttataaagataattatccataaattttgaataggaaatttatctttatcttgtgggCCAAATGACACGTGACAAATTTCAATATGGCAATGTAATatcaatttggatgacacatgtcatcatttgatttaattaatttaatgacatttgtagggataagggcccaaaatCGTATATTGGGCATTGGGCGTTGGCCGAGAATGTTGATTAGTCCGAGGATGAATAAACGGAAGTGAGAGTGTTAAGTTTAGAATCTCCTAAGTAACATGCAAGTGGAAAGGTTGGGAAAAGTGGTCCaaggaggaatatctcctcgaATAGGCCAAGCACAGATCGAATGCATATCCTATCACTCAAAGTAACCTTCCAGGAAACTCCTCTACTGGGGGCGTGCGTTATGAATGTACTGGAAGAGTGGAagctatgaaatatctaaggaaaagctgttGCCACTGTAttgaatgcactgcagctaactttctaaccacatttatgtggagaagacccctgaacagtgctgcatTGACTATCCCAACTCATAGAGCGCCAGAAAGGGTGTCTGTGATGGGACAAACACTCAAATAGTGGCTCAAATGattaacaagtgtaggatcaagatcgTCCAAgaggaactatataatgtaagagatccTCCATGcatagaagagagagaagagagaaagagaagatggtagcaatcaaaattatatttgtaatCTACTCAATTGATTTATATTAGAACTCACCTCCTCGGACCGTGCCGAGAGCGAATTTATTTGGATCAATCTCTTTTGCTTTAGTTTGATTACCTTTCAAATCCATTATatttgttgtccaactcattagggcctagtcctctaacccattctctacaaatttattgtattaggcTCATTGGGCCAATATCCCTTTACATTTTGTGTTTAGGCTtcaaatcgtgtccctacaacaTTAATTCAGAATTTGCCACtaaattttgatgtggcattttataattggcttaaaattttgtCTCCTACAAAAGTCAACGTTGAATTCATTGGAGAATCTCCTGGTGTTAGAACAAATATCCATAGAAATATCAAAACACACAAATTGTGAGCAAAGAACGAAGAAAATTCATAGTCACAGATCCAAACACACAGATCGAGAGCAAAGGATGAAGAAAATGAACAACAAGATTGAGATCTAAATTGGAAATagatgagagagaagaaaggaCCAACCTGAAGCCATTTTCGACAAGATCATTgcacaagaaagagagagagacagggAGGTTGAGATCTTGGctaaagagaaatagagagttAGAGGAACCAGACAATCTTAGGATATGTAAGtgagaagaaaactcaaaaaaatcaataagaaaatttctagttagggtttaatttttctcttaGGAGAGGGAGGGTGCATGGTGTTTGGCGGCTGTGTTTAGAAGGTTAGggttagaaattattttttcttattactTTTTGGGTCACACTAACAAGTGCCCTTAGGGTATTGGTTAACAAtacattttaagaaagttttgacactgctttttatgggaaatgaaaaaaactattaaaatattaatttttttttccataaaaacattaattgctGTCAAAATATTTCCCTTATGTGGCGTTTGGTACAGAGTAATATTTTAGGATTCTCAGGAATGTTTTAGGATTCCCATGTTTGGTTTCAAATCATACCAGGGAATCAGATGCCAGGAGAATCTAGATTCCCCCTTTAAACCCCTCTCAATAGGAATGTGGATTCCCTTTAAAACGGGTGGGTATCCAAATTCCCAAGTTTaaaggaaattatattttttataaattgacaattttaaccatttttctttatcatttaagcaattaagataaaatataaaacaaatcatcaatatcttttCCCTTGTCTTTATCATTTTCGtcaaaataacataaacatgATAGACAAATCTGTTGATATATTCTTTTAACAAACTATTTAGGTTTCAcgtgtggaaaaaaaaaaaagtttgaaaggGACCCTCCATTATTGTCAGGTATAGGGCTGTCCATGGGTCGGGCGGGTTGGGTTTTTGCCCAACCCGCAACCGACCCGTACAAGATCGGGTGGTCGTTTTTCAACCCGCAACCGACCCACAGCAGTAACGGGTTCGTCGGTTCGGATTGCCGGCGGGTGGTCGTCGGTTTCGGGTGAACCCGATTATCACTGGAATCTTTCGAAACGCGGCGAGCCATCCAAGATCCGGTGAGATCCAGTTGGATTCGGCGAGATTTCTGCCAAATCGTGATGAGAAATCACTGGTTCGGCCAGATCTGATGTTTATTGTGCCAGAAATCAACAGATTTAAGTGAAAAAGTTGCTGGAATCTGGAAAAAGTTGCCGCTGGAATCTGGAAAAGTGGTCGGAATCTGGGAAAAAATTGTCGGAATCTGGGAAAGATAGTCGGAATCTGGGAAAAGTGGTCGGAATCTGGGAAAAACTAGTCGGAATCTGGGAAAAATGGTCGGAATCTGGAAAAAATGGCCGGATTTTAATGGACGTCGGGCGGGTCGGGTTTCACGGGTTTTAGAGGAAGAGATCCGACACCCGACCCGCCGGAGTCGGGTTTTTGAAGTCGAAACCCGAGTCCGACCACCGGAGCTGTCGGATCGGGTGATTCCGGGTCGGGTCCGGTCGGATGGGGCGGGTTGGGCGGGTGGGCGGTTTATTTGGACAGCCCTAGTCAGGTATTCACTTTTACTGTTGTGTGTGTGCTactcaacaaattattaatagtttatattttgtttttcattatttatttagagggggattttttttaaaggacttgGTAGTTCACATTCAAACTTAAGAatagaatgagaaaaataaataatttatttaagatttCTAGGAATAAATCAAACATTATCATTTCACATTCCTAAGAATCTTAAGAGATTCCCAATGAAACCAAACATAGGAATAACTACATTCCTAGGCATCCAGATTGTAAGGAATCACATTTCTAGGAATCTGGATGTCAGGAGTAATGTGGATTCTCCCGTACCAAATGCCACAttagtttttagattttttggaaaaaatgaaaaataaataaataaataaagatggGTTACCAACAGTACCCAATAGGTTTAcccattaaaactcatttaattattttaccTAATGGgtctttacccatttaacccaaatgtTTAATTGGGTTGGGTCAAAAGCTTACCCAAATTAGGTGGATAATAGATGGCTTAATGGATATggatatagataaaaaaatttccactcCTACCATCGACAGAGGGTGAGAGCCATAAGTCTAAAAAATAAAGGATCCGGACCCTCTCCATTTctatttgaaatggagagggTCCAGTTAAGGGACCAGATTTGCTTAAAATGAATCAAAGGCTTAAACTGTGCCACgtcaattaaaattcaaatcacTTAACTTTTCAAGTTCAACCGGGGTTAACAAGCTTAACTCTTCAAGTTCAACCGGGGTTACCAATATCTTCTCCAGGTTTATCTCCTTCTCTAGTATCAAAACAGACCATGGACGGGGGATTTTTGGAGCTTTGTGATATATTCGGTGAATAATTGCTACCACCAAAGCCTTAACAAGAACTGACatcattttcataaaaataataaattacttgCTCATCTAAGGAAGAACTTGTATACTCTCGCAACCAGATTTCTCTCAGAGTACAAGGTAAGACACATGTCCCAGCCTTCCCAGTCATCTTTCTCTCCAATATCTGTACCAAGTTGCCGTCACAGGACTAAGTAACTTTAAGCCAAATGTTTTTGTCAAAAGaggcattactttta contains:
- the LOC115995276 gene encoding eukaryotic initiation factor 4A isoform X1, with the translated sequence MAIEASEAPSPPSHPTSHFTQQRHFYVAVDRLQFKMETLVDLLGVAGRRSCLPMVVCCSSRDELDAVCSAVSNLPYIFLTSLYSDLAEAERALVLDKFRQATMNWNQNISAQPGEDSEVGKDEQKSHMVVVTDACLPFLACGESTISARVLINYELPTKKEIYMRRMATCLAADGIVINMVVGGEVVTLKSVEESSSLVIAEMPINISEIL
- the LOC115995276 gene encoding ATP-dependent RNA helicase eIF4A isoform X2, with the protein product MYNWQETLVDLLGVAGRRSCLPMVVCCSSRDELDAVCSAVSNLPYIFLTSLYSDLAEAERALVLDKFRQATMNWNQNISAQPGEDSEVGKDEQKSHMVVVTDACLPFLACGESTISARVLINYELPTKKEIYMRRMATCLAADGIVINMVVGGEVVTLKSVEESSSLVIAEMPINISEIL